A genomic window from Methylorubrum extorquens includes:
- a CDS encoding GlcG/HbpS family heme-binding protein, whose amino-acid sequence MTDLTLAAAQTLVATALKTARERDLKPLAIVVYDARGALKCLAAEDGTSLRRAEIARGKANGALALGLGSRAIAKRAEEQPHFVAAVSHLVGPDALVPVPGGVLIRDADGRLLGAVGVSGDTSDNDEICALAGIEAAGLKGETGA is encoded by the coding sequence ATGACAGACCTGACGCTCGCCGCCGCCCAGACCCTCGTAGCGACCGCCCTGAAGACCGCCCGCGAGCGGGACCTCAAGCCGCTCGCCATAGTCGTCTACGATGCCCGCGGCGCCCTCAAGTGCCTAGCGGCCGAGGACGGCACCTCGCTGCGCCGGGCGGAGATCGCCCGCGGTAAGGCCAACGGTGCGCTGGCGCTCGGGCTCGGCTCGCGGGCGATCGCCAAGCGGGCCGAGGAGCAGCCGCATTTCGTCGCCGCGGTGAGCCACCTCGTCGGCCCGGACGCCCTGGTGCCGGTGCCCGGCGGCGTGCTGATCCGCGATGCCGACGGCCGCCTGCTCGGCGCGGTGGGCGTCTCCGGCGACACCTCCGACAACGACGAGATCTGCGCGCTGGCCGGTATCGAGGCGGCGGGCTTGAAGGGCGAGACGGGGGCCTGA
- a CDS encoding ABC transporter permease translates to MIPLILRRIAQSLPTLFLVVAGSFFLIRLAPGGPFDLERPLPPAAMENLRRVYGLDQPLIVQFGRYLTSLLRGDLGPSFTFRDLTVTDLFARGLPVSVTLGGLALVLALALGLALGSLAALNRGGAADRLVGLAASLGLAVPNFVTAPLLQIVFGLGLAWLPVGGWADGAPQNLVLPVLTLALPHAAGIARLTRASLGEVLIQPHIRTQRAMGLSRVRIARHALRGALLPVVATLGPLAAGLMTGSVVVETIFGLPGIGRYFVEGALNRDYTLVMGTVILVAVLVIVFNLIADLIAAALDPRVRLSA, encoded by the coding sequence ATGATCCCGCTGATCCTGCGCCGGATCGCCCAGAGCCTGCCGACCCTGTTCCTCGTGGTGGCGGGCAGCTTCTTCCTGATCCGGCTGGCGCCGGGCGGGCCGTTCGATCTGGAGCGCCCGCTGCCGCCGGCGGCGATGGAGAATCTGCGCCGGGTCTACGGTCTCGACCAGCCGCTGATCGTGCAGTTCGGGCGCTATCTCACGAGCCTCCTGCGGGGCGATCTCGGCCCTTCCTTCACCTTTCGCGATCTCACCGTGACCGACCTGTTCGCGCGGGGGCTTCCGGTCTCGGTGACGCTCGGCGGGCTCGCGCTCGTCCTCGCGCTAGCCCTCGGCTTGGCGCTGGGGAGCCTCGCCGCGCTCAACCGCGGCGGGGCCGCCGATCGGCTGGTGGGATTGGCCGCCTCCCTCGGTCTCGCGGTGCCGAACTTCGTCACCGCCCCCCTGCTCCAGATCGTGTTCGGTCTCGGGCTGGCATGGCTCCCGGTCGGCGGCTGGGCCGACGGCGCGCCGCAAAACCTCGTACTACCGGTGCTCACCCTGGCCTTGCCCCACGCGGCCGGCATCGCCCGGCTCACCCGCGCCTCGCTCGGCGAGGTGCTGATCCAGCCGCATATCCGCACGCAGCGCGCCATGGGGCTGTCGCGCGTGCGCATCGCCCGGCACGCTTTGCGCGGGGCGCTGCTCCCCGTGGTCGCCACCCTCGGGCCGCTGGCGGCGGGGCTGATGACCGGCTCGGTGGTGGTCGAGACCATCTTCGGCCTGCCCGGCATCGGCCGCTACTTCGTCGAGGGGGCGCTCAACCGCGACTACACCCTGGTGATGGGCACGGTGATCCTGGTCGCGGTGCTGGTGATCGTCTTCAACCTGATCGCCGATCTCATCGCCGCCGCCCTCGATCCGCGCGTGAGGCTGTCGGCATGA
- a CDS encoding ABC transporter permease, with protein MSPALVRRLVRDRSALAALASLALIALACFVGPPLTGHPPERIYPDFVRVAPSLAAHPRPDAVRPALTRLAFRMRVTLEDVVQDGDRVRLTLTAPKPIDARSLRLLPRSGLFGEVQVRERSADGRRLVVEAPIRELYFFLGTDALGRDLLTRCLAAGQVSLLIGLTAALAALLIGVAYGAVSGMAGGTVDALMMRLLDILYALPFVYFVIMLLVFFRAGLWLVLVAVAAVEWLDMARIVRTQTLSLRDRDFVRAASALGAGTGTILLRHIVPNTLGPIIAAATLLVPRVILLESFLSFLGLGVQEPDTSWGVLIAEGARALESAPWMLAAPACFLVVTLVALNRLGDGLGEALDPRLSAETR; from the coding sequence ATGAGCCCGGCGCTCGTTCGCCGCCTCGTCCGCGACCGCTCGGCGCTTGCCGCACTGGCGAGCCTCGCCCTGATCGCCCTGGCCTGCTTTGTCGGCCCGCCTCTCACAGGCCACCCGCCCGAGCGGATCTATCCGGATTTCGTCCGGGTCGCCCCGAGCCTCGCTGCCCACCCGCGGCCCGACGCGGTGCGCCCCGCCCTGACGCGCCTCGCCTTTCGGATGCGGGTGACGCTGGAGGATGTGGTGCAGGACGGCGACCGGGTGCGGCTGACCCTGACGGCGCCAAAACCCATCGACGCGCGCTCCTTGCGCTTGCTGCCCCGCTCCGGCCTGTTCGGTGAGGTACAGGTGCGGGAGCGGTCCGCGGACGGGCGCCGGCTCGTGGTCGAGGCGCCGATCCGAGAGCTGTATTTCTTCCTCGGCACCGATGCGCTCGGGCGCGACCTCCTCACCCGCTGCCTCGCGGCGGGGCAGGTCTCCCTGCTGATCGGGCTGACCGCGGCGCTCGCCGCCCTGCTGATCGGCGTCGCCTACGGTGCGGTCTCGGGGATGGCCGGAGGCACGGTCGATGCACTGATGATGCGCCTCCTCGACATCCTCTACGCCCTGCCCTTCGTGTACTTCGTTATCATGCTGCTGGTGTTCTTCCGCGCGGGCCTGTGGCTGGTGCTGGTGGCGGTGGCCGCGGTCGAGTGGCTCGACATGGCCCGCATCGTCCGCACCCAGACGCTTTCCCTCAGGGACCGCGACTTCGTCCGCGCCGCCTCGGCCCTCGGGGCGGGCACGGGCACGATCCTTCTCCGCCACATCGTACCGAACACGCTGGGGCCGATCATCGCCGCGGCGACCCTGCTGGTCCCGCGGGTGATCCTTTTGGAAAGCTTCCTGTCGTTCCTCGGCCTCGGCGTGCAGGAGCCCGACACCTCCTGGGGCGTGCTGATCGCGGAAGGTGCCCGCGCGCTCGAATCCGCGCCCTGGATGCTCGCCGCGCCCGCTTGCTTCCTCGTGGTCACCCTGGTTGCCCTGAACCGGCTCGGCGACGGCCTCGGCGAGGCGCTCGACCCGCGGCTGTCCGCTGAGACCCGCTGA
- a CDS encoding MFS transporter gives MTSVAEGQAGAAAPERVATGTVVDTDIAARLDRLPFGRFHTLVIVALGITWVLDGLEVTLAGALVGALRKAPMSFTEFDVGLAASSYLVGAVVGAIGFGWLTDRIGRKKLFFITLALYLAATAATGLSWNIASFCLFRFLTGAGIGGEYTAINSTIQELIPARVRGWTDLVINGSFWIGAALGSFLSIALLRPEWIDPAYGWRIAFFVGGGIGLVILLLRTWIPESPRWLVTHGYAAEADRVVTGIEKRFTDDGITLPPPDASRRLKLKVRSHTPLAEVANALFVTNRRQTMVGLALMIAQAFFYNALFFTYALVLERFYNVPGGDVGWYLLPFALGSFLGPLLLGRLFDTVGRRPMIAFTYGISAVLLVVVGLVFRADMLGPWGQTAAWMGVFFFASAAASSAYLTVAETFPLEIRALAIAAFYAIGTGIGGVSGPLLFGALVETGSRDLVLVGYFIGAALMAVAAIVGWIWGTAAEGKSLEDVSKPLASA, from the coding sequence ATGACGAGCGTAGCGGAAGGTCAGGCCGGGGCCGCAGCCCCCGAGCGCGTCGCAACCGGCACGGTCGTCGACACCGACATCGCCGCCCGCCTCGACCGCCTGCCCTTCGGCCGCTTCCACACCCTCGTCATCGTCGCCCTCGGCATCACCTGGGTGCTCGACGGGCTCGAAGTGACCCTGGCCGGTGCCCTCGTCGGCGCGCTGCGCAAGGCGCCGATGTCCTTCACCGAGTTCGATGTCGGACTGGCGGCCAGCTCCTACCTCGTCGGCGCGGTCGTCGGCGCCATCGGCTTCGGCTGGCTCACCGACCGGATCGGGCGAAAGAAGCTGTTCTTCATCACCCTGGCGCTCTACCTCGCCGCCACCGCCGCCACGGGCCTGTCGTGGAATATTGCAAGCTTCTGCCTGTTCCGCTTCCTCACGGGAGCCGGCATCGGCGGCGAGTACACCGCGATCAACTCGACCATCCAGGAGTTGATCCCGGCGCGCGTGCGCGGCTGGACGGATCTCGTCATCAACGGCTCGTTCTGGATCGGGGCGGCGCTCGGCTCGTTCCTGTCGATCGCGCTCCTGCGCCCGGAATGGATCGACCCGGCCTATGGCTGGCGCATCGCCTTCTTCGTCGGCGGCGGCATCGGCCTCGTCATCCTGCTCCTGCGCACCTGGATCCCGGAGAGCCCGCGCTGGCTCGTCACCCACGGCTACGCCGCGGAGGCCGACCGGGTGGTAACGGGCATCGAGAAGCGCTTCACGGATGACGGCATCACCCTGCCCCCGCCCGACGCGTCGCGCCGCCTCAAGCTCAAGGTCCGCAGCCACACCCCGCTCGCGGAGGTTGCCAACGCCCTGTTCGTCACCAACCGGCGCCAGACCATGGTCGGCCTCGCGCTGATGATCGCCCAGGCGTTCTTCTACAACGCGCTGTTCTTCACCTACGCGCTGGTGCTGGAGCGCTTCTACAACGTGCCCGGCGGCGATGTCGGCTGGTACCTGCTGCCCTTCGCGCTCGGCTCGTTCCTCGGTCCGCTGCTGCTCGGCCGGCTGTTCGACACCGTGGGCCGGCGCCCGATGATCGCCTTCACCTACGGCATCTCGGCGGTGCTGCTCGTCGTGGTCGGCCTTGTCTTCCGCGCCGACATGCTCGGCCCCTGGGGCCAGACGGCGGCCTGGATGGGCGTGTTCTTCTTCGCCTCCGCCGCGGCGAGTTCCGCTTACCTCACGGTGGCCGAGACTTTCCCGCTGGAGATTCGCGCGCTGGCGATCGCCGCCTTCTACGCCATCGGCACCGGCATCGGCGGCGTCTCGGGGCCACTGCTGTTCGGCGCGCTGGTGGAGACGGGCTCGCGCGACCTCGTGCTGGTCGGCTACTTCATCGGTGCGGCCCTGATGGCGGTGGCAGCCATCGTCGGCTGGATCTGGGGCACGGCGGCCGAGGGCAAGTCCCTGGAGGACGTGTCGAAGCCGCTGGCTTCGGCGTGA
- a CDS encoding OsmC family protein translates to MATYTADVRWALAAGEDFSAGRYSRGHTVRFDGGVELAGSASPHVVGKWAVAAAVDPEEMLVAALSTCHMLSFLHVARLAGFVARSYRDHAEGTMAEIAPGRQAVTRVVLHPRLDWAGAAPDAERLAALHHEAHETCFIANSVRTEVTIA, encoded by the coding sequence ATGGCGACCTACACCGCGGATGTCCGCTGGGCGCTGGCTGCGGGCGAAGACTTTTCCGCCGGGCGCTACAGCCGCGGCCACACCGTACGCTTCGATGGCGGGGTGGAGCTGGCCGGTTCGGCCTCGCCGCACGTCGTCGGCAAGTGGGCGGTGGCGGCGGCGGTCGATCCCGAGGAGATGTTGGTGGCGGCGCTCTCGACCTGCCACATGCTGAGCTTCCTCCACGTCGCCCGGCTCGCCGGCTTCGTCGCGCGGTCTTACCGCGACCATGCCGAGGGCACGATGGCGGAGATCGCCCCCGGCCGGCAGGCGGTGACGCGGGTGGTGCTGCATCCGCGCCTCGACTGGGCCGGCGCGGCGCCCGATGCGGAGCGGCTCGCCGCGCTCCACCATGAGGCGCACGAGACCTGCTTCATCGCCAACTCGGTGCGGACCGAGGTGACGATCGCCTGA
- a CDS encoding dihydrofolate reductase family protein, producing MADISERPHVLCHMTTSVDGRIKVRRWTTIDADSHYEDVHKQLKGDAWMCGRITMQGYADSAKPLAADPPEEPVSREDHVARTDASGYAVALDARGAMDWGARNDIEGDHVIVLTTGQASDDRLRRLKAGGQSYILAGEHEVDFALALAKLKRLFGIERLLVEGGGRVNGSLLKAGLVDELSLLLAPAVDGVLGTPALFDFEGGEGESMGSRRRLTRTACEPFDDGTVWLRYRIEAAG from the coding sequence ATGGCTGACATATCGGAGCGCCCTCACGTCCTGTGCCACATGACCACCTCGGTCGATGGGCGCATCAAGGTCCGGCGCTGGACCACCATCGACGCGGATTCGCACTACGAGGACGTCCACAAGCAGCTTAAGGGCGACGCCTGGATGTGCGGGCGCATCACCATGCAGGGCTACGCCGACAGCGCGAAGCCGCTGGCCGCCGATCCGCCTGAGGAGCCGGTGTCGCGTGAGGATCACGTCGCCCGCACCGATGCGTCCGGCTACGCGGTGGCGCTCGATGCCCGCGGCGCGATGGATTGGGGGGCGCGCAACGACATCGAGGGCGATCACGTCATCGTGCTGACGACGGGACAGGCCTCGGACGACCGCCTGCGACGCCTGAAGGCCGGGGGCCAGTCCTACATCCTGGCCGGCGAGCACGAGGTCGATTTCGCCCTGGCGCTGGCCAAGCTGAAGCGCCTGTTCGGCATCGAGCGGCTGCTGGTCGAGGGCGGCGGGCGCGTCAACGGCTCGCTGCTGAAGGCCGGGCTCGTGGACGAGCTGAGCTTGCTGCTCGCACCCGCCGTCGATGGCGTGCTCGGCACGCCGGCCCTGTTCGACTTCGAGGGCGGGGAGGGCGAGTCCATGGGCTCGCGCCGCCGCCTCACCCGCACCGCCTGCGAGCCGTTCGACGACGGTACGGTCTGGCTGCGCTACCGCATCGAAGCGGCCGGCTGA
- a CDS encoding peptide ABC transporter substrate-binding protein: MSLLRRTILQTGAALAAGLALPAPARAAPRVYRRGNDADPETLDPHKTSTVAEAHILRDLFEGLLTYDNRGTIIPGMAERWTVSDDRLTYRFTLRSDGRWSNGDAVTADDFLFSLRRILDPKTAAKYAEVLFPIRGAAAVNAGEQPPETLGVTAPDPQTLEIALAEPVPYLLELLTHQASLPVHRPSLERWGDAFARPGNLVSNGPYALVDWVPNDRITLTKNPHYRDAAAIPIERIDIIPTPDLAAAVRRYAAGEIDSLSDLPADQIASLKERFGPQVQLGPGLGLLAIAFNLRKKPFDDARVRRALSLAIDREFLAEIVWGQTMAPAYSFCPPGLDNALPPPLLPGREDGPIDREEEALRLLGQAGYGPGHPLTVEYRFNVTDNNRNTAIALADAWRGIGVVTRFVSTDAKTHFAYLRDGGSFDLARMSWVADYSDPQNFLFLLRTGNDGFNAGRWSNAAFDGLLTRAAQERDVEARARMLFEAETLVLDELPWVPLLHYRSKALVSPRLHGVHPNIRNVAPTRYLRLDP; the protein is encoded by the coding sequence ATGAGCCTCCTCCGGCGCACCATCCTGCAAACCGGCGCAGCTTTGGCTGCCGGGCTCGCCCTCCCCGCCCCGGCGCGGGCGGCACCGCGCGTCTACCGCCGCGGCAACGACGCCGACCCGGAAACGCTCGATCCGCACAAGACCTCGACGGTGGCCGAGGCGCATATCCTGCGCGACCTGTTCGAGGGGCTGCTGACCTACGACAACCGCGGCACCATCATCCCCGGCATGGCCGAGCGCTGGACCGTCTCCGACGACCGCCTCACCTACCGCTTCACTCTGCGATCCGATGGGCGCTGGTCGAACGGCGATGCGGTGACGGCGGACGATTTCCTGTTCTCGCTGCGCCGGATCCTCGATCCGAAGACGGCGGCGAAATACGCCGAGGTGCTGTTCCCGATCCGCGGGGCGGCGGCCGTCAACGCGGGCGAGCAGCCGCCGGAGACCCTGGGGGTGACGGCCCCCGATCCCCAAACGCTGGAGATCGCGCTCGCCGAGCCGGTCCCCTACCTCCTCGAACTCTTGACGCACCAGGCCTCGCTGCCGGTCCACCGCCCCTCGCTGGAGCGCTGGGGCGATGCCTTCGCGCGGCCCGGCAATCTCGTCTCGAACGGCCCCTACGCCCTGGTCGATTGGGTGCCGAACGACCGCATCACCCTGACGAAGAACCCGCATTACCGCGACGCCGCCGCGATCCCGATCGAGCGGATCGACATCATCCCGACCCCGGATCTCGCCGCGGCGGTGCGGCGCTATGCGGCCGGCGAGATCGATTCCCTCTCCGACCTGCCCGCCGACCAGATCGCCTCGCTGAAGGAGCGCTTCGGCCCCCAGGTGCAGCTCGGGCCGGGGCTCGGGCTTCTCGCCATCGCCTTCAACCTGCGTAAAAAACCCTTCGACGATGCGCGGGTGCGCCGCGCCTTGTCCCTCGCCATCGACCGGGAATTCCTGGCCGAGATCGTCTGGGGGCAGACCATGGCCCCGGCCTATTCGTTCTGCCCGCCGGGCCTCGACAACGCTCTGCCGCCCCCGCTCCTGCCGGGGCGCGAGGACGGGCCGATCGACCGCGAGGAGGAGGCGCTGCGGCTGCTGGGGCAAGCCGGCTACGGGCCGGGCCATCCGCTGACGGTCGAGTACCGCTTCAACGTCACCGACAACAACCGCAACACGGCGATCGCGCTGGCGGACGCGTGGCGCGGCATCGGCGTCGTGACCCGCTTCGTCTCCACCGATGCCAAGACCCACTTCGCCTATCTGCGCGACGGCGGCTCCTTCGACCTCGCCCGGATGTCCTGGGTCGCCGACTATTCCGACCCGCAGAACTTTCTGTTCTTGCTCCGCACCGGCAATGACGGGTTCAATGCCGGGCGCTGGTCGAATGCAGCCTTCGACGGTCTGCTGACGCGGGCGGCGCAGGAGCGCGACGTCGAGGCCCGCGCGCGGATGCTGTTCGAGGCCGAAACCCTCGTGCTCGACGAACTGCCCTGGGTGCCGCTGCTGCATTACCGCTCTAAGGCGCTCGTCTCGCCACGGCTGCACGGGGTGCACCCGAACATCCGCAACGTCGCCCCCACCCGCTATCTCCGGCTCGATCCATGA
- a CDS encoding MFS transporter yields the protein MPDRKPEIHVLAVAAVLTGLGMGVLPTTGMVILMPWVMQQGAFPVATAALIQAMHTYGLILGALPMAALAARLGPRRSFLAAILALTGLVPAASLPLDLAPLLALRLAQGAASALLLCAGWSLLRRLFGEARLGLGLGIMELAALPALLLLQMSAGFALSFLGSLGIVVPALLLAGPSLILGLIALPTEDAPRPRFDGLGALLSVLCLGLLLTAVPLAAIRPVMALLLLNLGLMLSALWIWQQWRRPAPLLPLDLLARPGLAWPLAAAFAGTIALTAADTALLSGLNAFDGLSQEGVGAVFLGLAALTAGAGFLAGRSGAPRLARIGMGLAALGLAALATGVADGGTARAWTILAAGLLAFGIGRGLFTVANILALLRAAPPERTAAATGLFVLAGGLGTLLGPVTLMQLPALVFPAAEVSVGFWLGLAAGAAGVATLLSRSGAKTEPHSGRVAREPV from the coding sequence ATGCCGGATCGGAAACCGGAGATCCACGTCCTCGCGGTCGCCGCCGTCCTGACGGGCCTCGGGATGGGGGTGCTGCCGACCACGGGGATGGTGATCCTGATGCCGTGGGTGATGCAGCAAGGGGCGTTCCCGGTCGCCACGGCCGCGCTGATTCAGGCGATGCACACCTACGGGTTGATCCTGGGCGCGCTGCCGATGGCGGCGCTCGCCGCGCGCCTCGGGCCGCGCCGCAGCTTCCTCGCCGCGATCCTCGCGCTGACCGGGCTCGTCCCCGCCGCCTCCCTGCCGCTCGACCTCGCGCCGCTGCTGGCTTTGCGCTTGGCGCAAGGCGCGGCTTCCGCGCTTCTCCTCTGCGCGGGCTGGAGCCTGCTGCGCCGCCTCTTCGGCGAGGCGCGCCTCGGGCTCGGCCTCGGCATCATGGAACTTGCCGCCCTGCCGGCACTGCTGCTGCTTCAGATGTCGGCGGGGTTCGCACTCTCGTTCCTGGGAAGCCTCGGCATCGTCGTCCCCGCGCTCCTCCTGGCGGGGCCGAGCCTGATCCTCGGGCTTATCGCCCTGCCGACGGAGGACGCGCCGCGGCCGCGCTTCGACGGGCTCGGCGCGCTCCTCTCGGTGCTCTGCCTCGGGCTGTTGCTGACCGCCGTGCCGCTTGCGGCAATCAGGCCGGTGATGGCCCTGCTGTTGCTCAATCTCGGCCTGATGCTGTCGGCGCTGTGGATCTGGCAGCAATGGCGGCGGCCGGCACCACTGCTGCCGCTAGATCTTCTCGCGCGCCCCGGGCTCGCGTGGCCGCTGGCCGCCGCGTTCGCGGGCACCATCGCCCTCACCGCGGCGGACACGGCCCTGCTCTCCGGCCTCAACGCCTTCGACGGCCTGTCGCAGGAGGGCGTGGGCGCTGTGTTCCTGGGGCTGGCCGCCCTCACCGCCGGGGCGGGCTTTCTCGCCGGCCGGTCCGGCGCCCCGCGTCTCGCCCGGATCGGGATGGGGCTCGCCGCACTCGGCCTTGCCGCGCTCGCCACGGGAGTCGCGGATGGCGGGACGGCGCGCGCCTGGACGATCCTGGCCGCCGGCCTTCTCGCCTTCGGCATCGGCCGCGGCCTGTTCACCGTCGCCAACATCCTGGCGCTGCTGCGGGCAGCACCACCCGAGCGCACGGCCGCGGCGACCGGGCTGTTCGTCCTCGCGGGCGGGCTCGGGACGCTGCTCGGCCCGGTCACCCTCATGCAGCTCCCGGCCCTGGTCTTTCCGGCCGCCGAGGTTTCCGTCGGGTTTTGGCTCGGGCTCGCGGCAGGAGCGGCAGGGGTCGCGACCCTGCTCAGCCGGTCCGGCGCGAAGACCGAGCCGCACAGCGGACGCGTCGCGCGAGAACCTGTCTGA
- a CDS encoding alpha/beta hydrolase — MRGTSHPGTRKSGKAGALALLPLAAAGAWIAWSHLGLNRAGPLPPALPGRRSNLRTRAGRVNLYVSDAQGGRPLLLIHSVNAAANAYEVKPLYEHYRTTRPVYALELPGFGHSERADRIYTPRLMTDAILDAAAEIASRHGGGALDAMALSLPCAYLARAALERPDLFSTLGLISPTGFDARLSGRGPANANRGKPLARGLAAFPLWGRPLFDALVSRPSVRFFLEKTWGSRDIDEGLLAYDQLSARQPGAEHAPFSFLSGYLFPDDTTRVYEALTLPIFMVHGARGDFVDYRHVGEVAGRPNWTILRLPTGAFPHFENRPAVTSAYDAFLAAHREKRDQPAASMR, encoded by the coding sequence ATGCGCGGCACGAGCCATCCCGGAACACGAAAGAGCGGCAAGGCCGGCGCCCTCGCCCTGCTGCCGCTGGCGGCGGCTGGCGCCTGGATCGCGTGGAGCCATCTCGGGCTGAACCGGGCCGGCCCCCTGCCCCCGGCCCTGCCGGGGCGGCGCAGCAATCTGCGCACGCGGGCGGGCCGGGTGAACCTCTACGTCTCGGATGCCCAGGGCGGGCGGCCGCTCCTCTTGATCCACTCCGTCAATGCGGCGGCCAACGCCTACGAGGTCAAGCCGCTCTACGAGCATTACCGGACCACCCGCCCGGTCTACGCGCTCGAACTGCCGGGCTTCGGCCATTCCGAGCGGGCGGACCGGATCTACACGCCCCGGCTGATGACCGATGCGATCCTCGACGCCGCGGCCGAGATCGCCAGCCGCCATGGCGGCGGGGCGCTCGACGCGATGGCGCTGTCGCTGCCTTGCGCCTATCTCGCCCGCGCCGCGCTGGAGCGGCCGGACCTGTTTTCGACACTCGGCCTCATCAGCCCAACTGGATTCGACGCCCGCCTCTCCGGGCGCGGCCCGGCGAACGCCAACCGCGGCAAGCCGCTGGCGCGAGGGCTCGCCGCCTTCCCGCTCTGGGGCCGCCCGCTCTTCGACGCGCTGGTGAGCCGGCCGAGCGTGCGCTTCTTCCTGGAGAAGACCTGGGGCAGCCGCGACATCGACGAGGGCCTGCTCGCCTACGATCAGCTCTCGGCCCGCCAGCCGGGGGCCGAGCACGCGCCCTTCTCGTTCCTCTCCGGCTACCTGTTCCCCGACGACACCACGCGGGTCTACGAGGCGCTGACGCTCCCGATTTTCATGGTGCACGGGGCGCGGGGCGACTTCGTCGATTACCGCCATGTCGGCGAGGTGGCGGGCCGCCCGAACTGGACGATCCTGCGGCTGCCGACCGGCGCCTTCCCGCATTTCGAGAACCGGCCGGCGGTGACGAGCGCCTACGACGCCTTCCTCGCCGCCCATCGCGAGAAGCGCGATCAGCCGGCCGCTTCGATGCGGTAG